A single window of Gavia stellata isolate bGavSte3 chromosome 16, bGavSte3.hap2, whole genome shotgun sequence DNA harbors:
- the LOC132318375 gene encoding protocadherin beta-15-like, with amino-acid sequence MAIARQVLCLSAFLSLPHARSEPIRYSVAEEAESGSVVANVAEDAGLAPAQLSARRARLASEDGRQRFRLDRGTGRLVVAERLDREELCGQSGPCTLPFELLLADPLQFFRVEVAVEDINDHSPVFPEERVTLKILERSDPGSRFPLEGARDLDIGSNSIQAYSLAPENEYFSVSFGSQSEDDKYVELVLEKPLDREEQTEYGFSLIAVDGGSPPRSGTTQILIVVLDVNDNTPVFTQKLYVGQVLENAPEGSVVLSVVATDLDAGPNGDISYQFSQAMGQSHSAFTLDPKSGEIRLTKPLDFEAAENHELSVRATDGGGLSAICKVLVEVVDVNDNAPELVVSSFSSPLPENALPGTVVALFTVRDRDAGANGKISCALEDQLSFSLRPAYKNYYELVTVSALDREKTAQYILTVTAADAGSPPLTTTQTFTVDISDVNDNAPVFNQTSYTMHVRENNVPTVLVGAVSAVDADVGPNAKVTYSLALAHPAERPPCSCISVNSENGHVFVLRPLDYEQVRQIEVLVRASDAGSPPLSANVTVCLVVVDENDNAPLVLYPSQDSSTPSSELVPVSAEAGYLVTKVVAVDADSGQNSWLSYHLLRATDPGLFVVGAQSGEVQLRRPVTERDAVKQKLVVLVRDNGRPPLSATAALSALLLNDFSDARLSHSSLATEDEGDSLTTYLIISLVFVSVLFLASMAAFITLKVCKRKDLKGGHVLYGPGNLQSSLADAAAAGTLPHAYCYEISLTTGSGNSEFKFLKPILPSLPPQQCATGGGTDEEQDFPCGPITMEDVAPEHPGMLSAEQFNSLSFH; translated from the coding sequence ATGGCGATCGCAAGGCAAGTGCTTTGTCTCTCCgctttcctctccctgccgCACGCTCGCTCCGAGCCCATCCGCTACTCCGTGGCCGAGGAGGCGGAGAGCGGCTCCGTGGTCGCCAACGTGGCGGAGGACGCGGGGCTGGCCCCGGCGCAGCTCTCGGCTCGCCGCGCGCGCCTGGCCTCGGAGGACGGCCGGCAGCGCTTTCGCTTAGACCGCGGCACCGGCCGCCTCGTCGTGGCCGAGAGGCTGGACCGGGAGGAGCTGTGCGGCCAGTCCGGGCCGTGCACGCTGCCCTtcgagctgctgctggcagaccCCCTGCAGTTCTTTCGGGTCGAGGTGGCCGTGGAGGACATCAATGACCATTCGCCCGTTTTCCCGGAGGAACGCGTCACTCTTAAGATCCTGGAAAGGAGCGACCCGGGCTCGCGTTTCCCGCTGGAGGGGGCTCGGGACCTGGATATTGGCAGCAACAGCATCCAGGCTTACAGCCTCGCTCCTGAGAACGAGTACTTTAGTGTCTCCTTTGGGAGTCAGAGTGAGGACGACAAATATGTGGAACTGGTGTTGGAAAAGCCCCTAGACAGAGAGGAGCAGACGGAGTATGGTTTCAGTCTCATCGCTGTGGACGGAGGCTCTCCACCAAGGAGTGGGACCACCCAAATCCTCATTGTTGTTCTAGATGTAAATGACAACACCCCCGTTTTCACACAGAAACTATATGTTGGGCAGGTTTTGGAAAACGCGCCAGAGGGCTCTGTGGTTCTCAGTGTGGTGGCAACTGATCTGGATGCGGGACCTAATGGGGACATCTCCTACCAGTTCAGCCAAGCCATGGGCCAGAGCCACTCGGCATTCACGCTTGACCCCAAGAGTGGTGAAATTCGACTTACCAAGCCTCTGGACTTTGAGGCAGCAGAGAATCACGAGCTCAGCGTGCGGGCCACAGATGGCGGGGGCCTCTCGGCAATCTGCAAGGTTTTGGTGGAGGTGGTGGATGTGAACGACAATGCACCGGAGCTGGTGGTCAGTTCCTtcagcagccccctccccgaGAACGCATTACCTGGGACGGTGGTCGCCCTCTTTACTGTCAGGGACCGGGATGCTGGTGCCAATGGGAAGATCAGCTGTGCCCTTGAAGACCAGCTGTCATTCTCCCTGCGGCCAGCCTATAAGAATTACTATGAGCTGGTGACCGTGAGCGCTCTGGACCGGGAGAAGACAGCACAGTACATCCTGACTGTTACAGCAGCAGACGCGGGGTCACCTCCTCTGACAACCACCCAGACCTTCACAGTGGACATCTCCGATGTCAATGACAATGCACCTGTCTTCAACCAGACATCGTACACCATGCACGTGCGTGAGAACAATGTCCCCACGGTGCTTGTTGGAGCCGTCAGCGCTGTGGATGCCGACGTGGGGCCCAATGCCAAGGTGACCTATTCCCTGGCACTGGCCCACCCCGCAGAGCggcctccctgctcctgcatcTCCGTGAACTCTGAGAACGGGCACGTGTTTGTGCTGCGGCCTCTGGACTATGAGCAGGTGAGGCAGATCGAGGTCTTGGTGAGGGCCTCTGATGCAGGGTCTCCTCCCCTTAGTGCCAACGTCACTGTCTGCCTTGTTGTGGTGGATGAGAACGACAATGCACCGCTGGTGCTGTACCCCTCACAGGACAGCAGCACACCATCGAGCGAGCTGGTGCCCGTGTCGGCTGAGGCAGGCTACCTCGTCACCAAAGTGGTGGCTGTTGATGCCGACTCAGGGCAGAACTCATGGCTCTCGTACCACCTGCTGAGGGCCACCGACCCCGGGCTGTTTGTGGTGGGTGCCCAAAGCGGGGAGGTGCAGCTGAGGAGGCCAGTGACGGAGAGAGATGCCGTGAAGCAGAAGCTCGTTGTCCTAGTGCGAGACAACGGGCGGCCACCGCTCTCGGCCACTGCTGCACTGAGCGCACTCCTGCTCAATGACTTCTCGGATGCGCGCCTATCGCATAGCAGCCTGGCCACGGAGGATGAAGGCGACTCCCTGACAACCTATTTAATCATTTCATTGGTCTTTGTCTCAGTGCTCTTCCTCGCATCCATGGCAGCCTTCATCACTCTCAAGGTGTGCAAGAGAAAGGACCTGAAGGGTGGGCATGTGCTTTACGGCCCTGGCAACTTGCAGAGCAGCCTGGCCGATGCGGCTGCTGCAGGGACCCTGCCCCACGCCTATTGCTACGAGATCAGCCTCACAACAGGCTCAGGCAACAGCGAGTTCAAGTTCCTGAAGCCCATCCTCCCCAGCCTGCCACCACAGCAGTGTGCCACGGGCGGGGGCACCGATGAGGAACAAGATTTCCCCTGTGGCCCCATCACCATGGAGGACGTGGCACCAGAACACCCCGGGATGCTCTCTGCAGAACAGTTCAATAGTCTTTCCTTTCACTAG
- the LOC132318374 gene encoding protocadherin beta-15-like — protein MAIARQVLCLSAFLSLPHARSEPIRYSVAEEAESGSVVANVAEDAGLAPAQLSARRARLASQDGRQRFRLDRGTGRLVVAERLDREELCGQSGPCTLPFELLLADPLQFFRVEVAVEDINDHSPVFPDERVTLKILETSNPGSRFPLEGARDLDIGSNSIQAYSLAPENEYFSVSFGSQSEDDKYVELVLEKPLDREEQAEYGFSLIAVDGGSPPRSGTTQIFIVVLDVNDNTPVFTQKLYVGQVLENAPEGSVVLSVVATDLDAGPNGDISYQFSQAMGQSHSAFTLDPKSGEIRLTKPLDFEAAENHELSVRATDGGGLSAICKVLVEVVDVNDNAPELVVSSFSSPLPENALPGTVVALFTVRDRDAGANGKISCALEDQLSFSLRPAYKNYYELVTVSALDREKTAQYILTVTAADAGSPPLTTTQTFTVDISDVNDNAPVFNQTLYTMHVRENNIPTVLVGAVSAADADVGPNAKVTYSLALAHPAERPPCSCISVNSENGHVFVLRPLDYEQVRQIEVLVRASDAGSPPLSANVTVRLIVVDENDNAPLVLYPSQDSSTPSSELVPVSAEAGYLVTKVVAVDADSGQNSWLSYHLLRATDPGLFAVGAQSGEVQLRRPVTERDAVKQKLVVLVRDNGRPPLSATAALSALLLNDFSDARLSHRSLATEDEGDSLTTYLIISLVFVSVLFLASMAAFITLKVCKRKDLKGGHVLYGPGNLQSSLADAAAAGTLPHAYCYGISLTTGSGNSEFKFLKPILPSLPPQQCATGGGTDEEQDFPCGPITMEDAAPEHPGMLSAEQFNSLSFH, from the coding sequence ATGGCGATCGCAAGGCAAGTGCTTTGTCTCTCCgctttcctctccctgccgCACGCTCGCTCCGAGCCCATCCGCTACTCCGTGGCCGAGGAGGCGGAGAGCGGCTCCGTGGTCGCCAACGTGGCGGAGGACGCGGGGCTGGCCCCGGCGCAGCTCTCGGCTCGCCGCGCGCGCCTGGCCTCGCAGGACGGCCGGCAGCGCTTTCGCTTAGACCGCGGCACCGGCCGCCTCGTCGTGGCCGAGAGGCTGGACCGGGAGGAGCTGTGCGGCCAGTCCGGGCCGTGCACGCTGCCCTtcgagctgctgctggcagaccCCCTGCAGTTCTTTCGGGTCGAGGTGGCCGTGGAGGACATCAATGACCATTCGCCCGTCTTCCCGGACGAACGCGTCACTCTTAAGATCCTGGAAACGAGCAACCCGGGCTCGCGTTTCCCGCTGGAGGGGGCTCGGGACCTGGATATTGGCAGCAACAGCATCCAGGCTTACAGCCTCGCTCCCGAGAACGAGTACTTTAGTGTCTCCTTTGGGAGTCAGAGTGAGGACGACAAATATGTGGAACTGGTGTTGGAAAAGCCCCTAGACAGAGAGGAGCAGGCGGAGTATGGTTTCAGTCTCATCGCTGTGGACGGAGGCTCTCCACCGAGGAGTGGGACCACCCAAATCTTCATTGTTGTTCTAGATGTAAATGACAACACCCCCGTTTTCACACAGAAACTGTATGTTGGGCAGGTTTTGGAAAACGCGCCAGAGGGCTCTGTGGTTCTCAGCGTGGTGGCAACTGATCTGGATGCGGGACCTAATGGGGACATCTCCTACCAGTTCAGCCAAGCCATGGGCCAGAGCCACTCGGCATTCACGCTTGACCCCAAGAGTGGTGAAATTCGACTTACCAAGCCTCTGGACTTTGAGGCAGCAGAGAATCACGAGCTCAGCGTGCGGGCCACAGATGGCGGGGGCCTCTCGGCAATCTGCAAGGTTTTGGTGGAGGTGGTGGATGTGAACGACAATGCACCGGAGCTGGTGGTCAGTTCCTtcagcagccccctccccgaGAACGCATTACCTGGGACGGTGGTCGCCCTCTTTACTGTCAGGGACCGGGATGCTGGTGCCAACGGGAAGATCAGCTGTGCCCTTGAAGACCAGCTGTCATTCTCCCTGCGGCCAGCCTATAAGAATTACTATGAGCTGGTGACCGTGAGCGCTCTGGACCGGGAGAAGACAGCACAGTACATCCTGACTGTTACAGCAGCAGACGCGGGGTCACCTCCTCTGACAACCACCCAGACCTTCACAGTGGACATCTCCGATGTCAATGACAATGCACCTGTCTTCAACCAGACATTGTACACCATGCACGTGCGTGAGAACAATATCCCCACGGTGCTTGTTGGAGCCGTCAGCGCTGCGGATGCCGACGTGGGGCCCAATGCCAAGGTGACCTATTCCCTGGCACTGGCCCACCCTGCAGAGCggcctccctgctcctgcatcTCCGTGAACTCTGAGAATGGGCACGTGTTTGTGCTGCGGCCTCTGGACTATGAGCAGGTGAGGCAGATCGAGGTCTTGGTGAGGGCCTCTGATGCAGGGTCTCCTCCCCTTAGTGCCAACGTCACTGTCCGCCTCATTGTGGTGGATGAGAACGACAATGCACCGCTGGTGCTGTACCCCTCACAGGACAGCAGCACACCATCGAGCGAGCTGGTGCCCGTGTCGGCTGAGGCAGGCTACCTCGTCACCAAAGTGGTGGCTGTTGATGCCGACTCAGGCCAGAACTCATGGCTGTCGTACCACCTGCTGAGGGCCACCGACCCCGGGCTGTTTGCGGTGGGTGCCCAAAGCGGGGAGGTGCAGCTGAGGAGGCCAGTGACGGAGAGAGATGCCGTGAAGCAGAAGCTCGTTGTCCTGGTGCGAGACAACGGGCGGCCACCGCTCTCGGCCACTGCTGCACTGAGCGCACTCCTGCTCAATGACTTCTCAGACGCGCGCCTATCGCATAGAAGCCTGGCCACGGAGGATGAAGGCGACTCCCTGACAACCTATTTAATCATTTCATTGGTCTTTGTCTCAGTGCTCTTCCTTGCATCCATGGCAGCCTTCATCACTCTCAAGGTGTGCAAGAGAAAGGACCTGAAGGGTGGGCATGTGCTTTACGGCCCTGGCAACTTGCAGAGCAGCCTGGCCGATGCGGCTGCTGCAGGGACCCTGCCCCACGCCTATTGCTACGGGATCAGCCTCACAACAGGGTCAGGCAACAGCGAGTTCAAGTTCCTGAAGCCCATCCTCCCCAGCCTGCCACCACAGCAGTGTGCCACAGGTGGGGGCACCGATGAGGAACAAGATTTCCCCTGTGGCCCCATCACCATGGAGGACGCGGCACCAGAACACCCCGGGATGCTCTCTGCAGAACAGTTCAATAGTCTTTCCTTTCACTAG